Proteins from a genomic interval of Trichoderma breve strain T069 chromosome 2, whole genome shotgun sequence:
- a CDS encoding cybS, succinate dehydrogenase cytochrome B small subunit domain-containing protein, which yields MASIVRPSLLRQTALAARCAKPAFRNNAIKASAFHTSTQRSAFLPPGPQRIEGSVNDPAPIPNPNAAHGSYHWTFERLLAAGLVPLTIAPFAAGSLNPTTDAILCSAVLLHSHIGFQSVIIDYIPKNRYSGLRKIFWWGLNLATVTVGVGLYEFETNDIGVTEAIKKIWKA from the exons ATGGCATCGATTGTGCGACCTTCTCTGCTGCGGCAGACTGCGCTGGCGGCTCGTTGCGCCAAGCCTGCCTTCCGAaacaacgccatcaaggctTCGGCTTTCCACACCTCGACTCAGCGCTCTGCCTTTCTGCCTCCCGGACCTC AGCGAATTGAGGGCTCAG TCAACGACCCTGCCCCCATTCCCAACCCCAACGCCGCGCACGGCTCCTACCACTGGACCTTTGAGcgcctcctcgccgccggcCTCGTGCCCCTCACCATTGCTCCCTTCGCCGCCGGCTCCCTCAACCCCACCACCGACGCCATCCTGTGCTCCGCCGTCCTCCTGCACTCTCACATTGGCTTCCAgtccgtcatcatcgactACATCCCCAAGAACCGCTACTCCGGCCTGCGAAAGATCTTCTGGTGGGGTCTGAATCTGGCTACCGTCACCGTCGGCGTGGGATTGTACGAGTTCGAGACCAACGATATCGGTGTTACCGAGGCTATTAAGAAGATCTGGAAGGCATAA
- a CDS encoding methyltransferase domain-containing protein, with protein sequence MAFPGGNINFMPFGTEINPLYAGIAATLLGGIAVSSLAASRGTGQGNDTPGVLRSFFLFFYSCFIKPHQGDSKASQQDALESFYKKQAGAYDATRKLLLRGREDMLALVAAQLEAKAKIADDNKTKRIWVDVGGGTGWNIEAMSQFVDVPNFFSSVYLVDFSPSLCEVAKKRFERLGWKNVRVVCQDARKFRLEDYETGMSKQVAPRSPSLSYLTQQRQDYGGADLVTFSYSLSMIPDYYSVVDSVNSLLAPHGILGVVDFYVQNQIDYSFRNYTGGLVDRHVNMLSRNFWRAWFDIDRVGLEPGRRDYLEYKFGTVLNSNFRNRTLGYIPYYIWVGCHKKPFSPSSLPHEIIERIDALATESPYLYPANQGDALTRAIERSAPEIRSKAFITAVENLSANLPLPSFFYQNHHWRIYYDDRLQKHTQFNDEYIYAFTWEDARVDERLLKLGPDDKVLAITSAGDNIISYLAQSPARVHAVDLNPTQNHLLELKAAAYTALPYEDFWKIFGEGKHPEFRKLLISKLSPHLSGRAFQYWLKNIHVFHNNKGYGLYDTGGSRHAIRAFRWIARIFGLQSTVQKLLSARTLNEQRDIWRNKIRPALLSKLICNLVVAQESFLWAALGVPKNQLAMIENDHANSEIVKQGKAKNTRSHAIWHYMVNTLDPVAEETHIGTDNPYYYVCLDGKFSKKCHLEYLRPEVHAKLSRPGALDGLRIHTDELEEVIARITPGTLTVAVIMDSMDWFDTGSQAAAAQISKLNRALQMGGRVLLRTSALSPWYIKVFEAHGFTAKCHGSRVDGACIDRVNMYASCWICTKTENLPPPTPEFDRIGGTDITSLTI encoded by the exons ATGGCTTTTCCT GGTGGTAACATAAACTTTATGCCTTTTGGCACCGAGATAAATCCTCTATATGCTGGAATAGCAGCCACTCTTTTAGGTGGTATTGCCGTTTCAAGTTTGGCTGCCTCGCGAGGCACCGGGCAGGGCAATGATACACCTGGAGTTCTCAGGTCCTTTTTCCTGTTCTTTTACTCTTGCTTCATCAAACCCCATCAGGGCGATTCCAAGGCTTCCCAGCAGGACGCTCTAGAGAGCTTCTATAAGAAGCAGGCCGGGGCTTATGATGCCACAcgcaagcttcttcttcgcggTCGCGAAGACATGcttgctcttgttgctgCCCAGCTTGAGGCGAAAGCTAAGATTGCTGACGATAACAAGACCAAGCGTATTTGGGTCGAC GTTGGAGGCGGCACTGGCTGGAACATTGAAGCCATGTCCCAATTCGTCGACGTTcccaacttcttctccagcgtGTACCTTGTCGACTTCTCCCCGTCTCTCTGCGAGGTAGCAAAGAAGCGGTTTGAACGGCTCGGTTGGAAAAACGTTCGCGTCGTCTGCCAAGATGCTCGCAAGTTCCGCCTCGAAGACTACGAGACTGGCATGTCTAAGCAGGTCGCTCCGAGATCTCCTTCGCTCAGCTACCTCACCCAGCAGCGCCAGGATTATGGCGGTGCTGACCTAGTCACCTTTTCATACAGCTTGTCTATGATT CCCGACTACTACTCTGTTGTCGACTCTGTGAACTCGCTGCTGGCTCCTCATGGCATTCTGGGTGTCGTTGATTTCTACGTCCAGAACCAGATTGACTACTCTTTCCGCAACTACACTGGTGGCCTCGTGGATCGCCATGTCAACATGCTGTCTCGAAACTTCTGGCGTGCCTGGTTCGACATTGACCGTGTTGGCCTTGAGCCTGGTCGCCGCGATTACCTCGAGTACAAGTTTGGCACTGTTCTCAACTCCAACTTCCGCAATCGCACTCTCGGCTATATCCCTTACTACATCTGGGTTGGATGCCACAAGAAGCCGTTTTCGCCGTCGAGTCTGCCTCATGAAATTATTGAGCGAATCGATGCACTGGCTACTGAATCGCCCTACCTGTACCCTGCCAACCAAGGAGATGCTCTGACCCGTGCGATTGAGAGATCCGCACCAGAGATCCGTTCCAAGGCCTTCATCACTGCGGTCGAGAACCTGTCTGCCAACTTGCCTCTCCCCTCATTCTTCTACCAGAACCACCACTGGCGTATCTACTACGATGATAGACTCCAAAAGCACACCCAGTTCAACGACGAGTACATCTATGCCTTCACTTGGGAAGATGCACGTGTTGACGAGCGCCTGCTGAAGCTTGGCCCTGATGACAAAGTTCTCGCCATCACCTCTGCCGGAGACAACATCATTTCCTACCTTGCCCAGAGCCCTGCTCGTGTTCATGCCGTTGACCTTAACCCCACTCAAAACCACCTTCTGGAACTCAAGGCTGCCGCGTACACTGCTCTACCATATGAGGATTTCTGGAAGATTTTTGGTGAGGGAAAGCACCCCGAGTTCCGAAAGTtgctcatctccaagctGTCTCCCCATCTCTCTGGCCGCGCATTCCAATACTGGCTCAAGAATATCCACGTCTTCCACAACAACAAGGGCTATGGCCTCTACGATACTGGTGGCTCTCGCCATGCCATTCGTGCCTTCCGCTGGATTGCTCGCATCTTTGGTCTACAGTCTACTGTCCAGAAGCTCCTCAGTGCTCGAACTCTGAACGAGCAGCGAGATATCTGGCGCAACAAGATCCGACCCGCTCTGCTCTCCAAGCTCATCTGCAACTTGGTGGTTGCTCAGGAGAGCTTCCTCTGGGCTGCTCTCGGTGTCCCCAAGAACCAGCTCGCCATGATTGAGAACGACCATGCCAACTCGGAAATCGTGAAgcagggcaaggcaaagAACACTCGCTCTCACGCCATCTGGCACTACATGGTCAACACACTGGACCCCGTTGCTGAAGAGACTCACATTGGTACCGACAACCCTTACTATTACGTCTGCTTGGATGGCAAGTTCTCTAAGAAGTGCCACCTCGAGTATCTCCGCCCCGAGGTTCACGCCAAGCTGTCTCGCCCCGGTGCTCTGGATGGTCTTCGCATTCACACCGATGAGCTCGAGGAGGTCATTGCACGCATCACCCCTGGCACCCTCACCGTTGCGGTCATCATGGACAGCATGGACTGGTTTGACACTGGCTCTCAAGCAGCTGCCGCCCAGATTAGCAAGCTCAACAGGGCTCTCCAGATGGGCGGTCGTGTGCTCCTTCGTACATCTGCTTTGAGCCCCTGGTACATCAAGGTTTTCGAGGCTCACGGCTTCACTGCCAAGTGCCACGGCTCTCGCGTCGATGGCGCCTGCATCGACCGTGTCAACATGTAtgccagctgctggattTGCACCAAGACGGAGAACTTGCCTCCTCCTACTCCCGAGTTTGACCGCATTGGTGGAACTGACATTACCAGCCTGACCATTTAA
- a CDS encoding protein kinase domain-containing protein, which translates to MIMGEVQALEAIDVAPDSIWGDEDETIVYAQVLGQGKAVIFRFQRSDDSLPESLPSRIVCCYHDLEVPDGTFTFQDRSSMRSALWSAIATVWPDCIKDPAIGNPGIVVDILPGETQEIVGRAYQEPLFDQYLALLHDIHPSDLVAGGHSPRIFDISEIVLLEVLGGRGCSKRVQFQDARKPSPLVFKGIDFQTYLQLHDDDDEFARTTVDVWRCSTKLIANMPRHPNIQSPPRYLVSVRDSDQNPVLVGHLSTYFAGGDLGNAIEAANAGKSQIPLKQKAKWCHQMCLAITHTHRVAHTYHMDIKPGNFVIDDQENLILIDWEQSGAPATTLAPEADGTWDVEEQGTNENGSPKLVYTKYTGPERRNMPEGSGRESFNIWNVFPEWQASCPRAVELAEVFALGRTMWMLLSQTANNFDEVEHPNDVQVIWAGKNDPPSHWVEMVENCMKVDPNDRPSLDDLVDFWEGEAYSFKPQASSGFEAARFDLCRPS; encoded by the coding sequence ATGATCATGGGAGAAGTACAAGCCCTCGAAGCCATTGACGTTGCCCCCGACAGCATCTggggcgatgaagacgagacCATTGTCTATGCCCAAGTGCTTGGACAAGGAAAGGCTGTCATTTTCCGTTTCCAGCGGAGCGATGACAGCTTGCCTGAGTCTTTGCCAAGCCGGATTGTCTGCTGCTATCACGACCTCGAGGTGCCAGATGGGACATTCACTTTCCAGGATCGCAGCTCAATGCGGAGCGCTTTATGGTCTGCCATAGCCACGGTTTGGCCTGATTGCATCAAGGATCCCGCGATTGGCAACCCTGGTATTGTGGTTGATATCCTTCCTGGAGAGACCCAGGAGATTGTCGGGAGAGCTTACCAGGAACCACTCTTTGATCAATatctcgccctcctccatgATATCCATCCAAGCGACCTGGTTGCCGGGGGCCATTCTCCTCGTATTTTTGATATCTCCGAGATTGTCCTACTCGAGGTATTGGGCGGCAGAGGCTGCTCCAAGCGAGTGCAGTTTCAAGATGCAAGGAAGCCATCACCCCTTGTCTTCAAAGGAATTGATTTTCAAACATACCTGCAACTTcacgatgacgacgacgaattTGCCCGCACCACGGTCGATGTTTGGAGATGTTCTACCAAATTAATCGCCAACATGCCACGCCATCCAAACATCCAATCGCCACCACGGTATCTGGTATCGGTGCGCGACTCCGATCAGAACCCTGTGCTCGTTGGTCATCTATCGACCTACTTCGCTGGAGGTGACCTTGGCAACGCAATTGAAGCAGCCAATGCAGGAAAATCGCAAATCCCCTTGAAGCAAAAAGCTAAATGGTGTCATCAAATGTGCCTGGCAATAACGCATACCCACCGGGTCGCGCATACTTACCACATGGATATAAAGCCTGGGAATTTTGTTATTGACGACCAAGAGAACCTGATCCTCATTGACTGGGAGCAAAGCGGTGCGCCAGCAACCACACTCGCCCCCGAGGCAGACGGGACCTGGGACGTGGAAGAACAAGGTACGAATGAGAACGGATCGCCGAAACTGGTCTACACCAAGTATACGGGCCCAGAACGTCGCAATATGCCGGAAGGCAGTGGACGGGAGAGCTTCAATATTTGGAATGTCTTCCCAGAGTGGCAAGCGAGTTGCCCTAGAGCTGTCGAGTTGGCCGAAGTGTTTGCGTTAGGGAGGACCATGTGGATGCTTCTGAGCCAGACAGCCAACAACTTTGACGAGGTTGAGCACCCCAATGATGTTCAGGTCATCTGGGCAGGTAAAAACGATCCTCCATCCCATTGGGTCGAAATGGTGGAAAATTGCATGAAGGTCGATCCAAACGATCGTCCATCGTTGGACGACCTGGTGGATTTCTGGGAAGGCGAAGCATATTCTTTTAAACCGCAAGCCTCTTCTGGCTTTGAGGCTGCGCGATTCGATCTATGTAGACCAAGTTGA
- a CDS encoding histone acetyltransferases subunit 3 domain-containing protein: MPPGSGQKGTGKKNSAAMQKASRNSTPVPAPASALPPQEFYDPDYLNTRVILFSNLAFDNLVDQGASSAAVPDSRSIDAMLDKLKTLINIMEKRSTFYDRGMRYLADERKKRPEDMRVDGGEPETKKSKHKRKKGSDNLAPGDVTIERSSPLRDSKRKHVRDNDDASSSLSPIAGGASPNAMETDEKPKKEENEEEEESSEDEGAPPRRELPQAQTFGEDPSTFPDPTIYEILPTYDGMPDEERKKIYSVAVYPKSDLADMIAGDPPDKDFSNAKPSSQINFSTFSTYIDPYFRPFSEEDLAFLRERSDRVTPFVMPKRGKRHYTEIWAEEDGAMSIDTPQQSRDKLPPNQPRGSIDNMNDGVAETDALSIGPLATRLLQALRPESRTQSSDDKPTTNGVTNGDISMNGDINGDEPNGVDDKSSPVPPATFMVESSTESWKKATHPKLEYAQVEERLKQELRHIGFLPQDGIESEYDGHFDDEVAGRLRLLQARLKEQMLVNGARKARLMDLVRERMAHQEYQTILEDLDSQVNAAYLKRTRTMGKSKKSKRPGGAGGGSHFVGAAAGMARPGIGDLTKTLMERRRRWIDTIGSVFDDENLNKVPRAEDPDSSIFKPDEMAELIKKEKDQWDDEIEEE, from the exons ATGCCTCCCGGATCTGGACAAAAGGGCACAGGCAAGAAGAACTCGGCCGCCATGCAGAAAGCAAGCCGGAATTCGACGCCGGTGCCGGCCCCGGCATCTGCACTCCCACCGCAGGAGTTTTACGATCCGGACTACCTCAATACTAGAGTCATTTTGTTTTCGAATCTTGCATTTGACAACCTGGTGGATCAGGGCGCCTCTAGCGCTGCCGTCCCCGACTCGCGGAGCATTGACGCCATGCTTGATAAGCTTAAGACGCTCATCAATATCATGGAGAAGCGCTCCACGTTTTACGACCGCGGAATGAGATATCTGGCCGACGAACGGAAAAAGCGCCCTGAAGACATGCGtgtggatggaggagaaCCGGAGACGAAAAAGTCCAAGCATAAGCGCAAGAAGGGCTCCGATAACCTTGCGCCGGGCGATG TCACAATAGAGCGATCCTCTCCGCTGAGGGATTCGAAACGGAAGCACGTGcgcgacaacgacgacgccaGCTCGTCGCTCTCACCCATCGCCGGCGGAGCATCACCAAACGCCATGGAGACAGacgagaagcccaagaaggaagaaaacgaagaggaggaagagagctcTGAGGACGAGGGCGCACCCCCTAGGCGCGAGCTGCCCCAAGCACAAACATTTGGCGAAGATCCATCCACCTTTCCAGACCCCACCATTTACGAAATTTTACCCACCTACGATGGCATGCcggatgaagagagaaagaagatttACTCTGTTGCAGTGTATCCGAAGAGTGATCTGGCCGATATGATCGCCGGCGACCCTCCGGACAAGGACTTTAGCAATGCGAAGCCGAGCAGTCAAATTAACTTTTCGACCTTTTCCACATACATTGACCCCTACTTTCGGCCATTCTCAGAAGAAGACTTGGCGTTTTTGCGAGAGCGCAGCGATCGTGTGACGCCCTTCGTCATGCCCAAGCGCGGCAAGAGGCATTATACTGAGATCTGGGCTGAAGAGGATGGTGCCATGTCCATTGACACACCTCAACAGAGTCGCGACAAGTTGCCACCAAACCAACCTCGCGGCAGCATTGATAACATGAATGACGGCGTAGCTGAGACGGATGCGCTATCTATCGGGCCCCTCGCCACAAGATTACTACAAGCACTGCGACCAGAGTCGCGAACACAGTCCTCCGATGACAAGCCAACTACGAACGGGGTTACAAATGGCGACATTAGCATGAACGGAGATATAAACGGCGACGAGCCGAATGGCGTTGACGACAAATCCAGCCCAGTGCCGCCTGCTACCTTTATGGTGGAGTCATCAACGGAGTCATGGAAGAAGGCGACACATCCCAAGCTTGAGTATGCCCAGGTTGAGGAGCGGCTTAAACAAGAGCTTCGGCATATTGGGTTTCTTCCACAGGATGGCATTGAAAGCGAATATGATGGCCATTTTGACGACGAGGTTGCGGGCAgactgcggctgctgcaagcCAGACTGAAAGAGCAAATGCTCGTCAACGGCGCGCGCAAGGCACGGCTGATGGACTTGGTGCGCGAGCGCATGGCCCACCAAGAATACCAGACCATTCTCGAAGATCTGGACTCGCAAGTCAACGCCGCCTATTTGAAGCGCACGCGGACAATgggcaagagcaagaagtcCAAGCGCCCCGGAGGTGCAGGTGGAGGCAGCCATTTTGTCGGAGCGGCGGCGGGCATGGCGCGGCCGGGAATAGGCGACCTGACCAAGACGCTGATGGAGCGGCGACGGAGGTGGATCGACACGATTGGATCCGTCTTTGACGACGAGAATCTGAACAAGGTCCCCCGAGCTGAAGACCCGGACAGCTCTATTTTCAAGCCGGACGAGATGGCGGAGTTGataaagaaggagaaagaccagtgggatgatgagattgaagaggaaTAA
- a CDS encoding amidohydrolase family domain-containing protein codes for MHLVPKELDKLVISQVGLLAQRRLARGVKLNHSEATALIANNLQELIRDGNHSVADLMDLGSTMLGRRHVQPSVCATLTEIQVEGTFPMGTYLVTVHNPIRTDDGDLERALYGSFLPIPDNEQFFPLAAPEEYEATAQPGVVVAVKGKVSLNQDRKRIRLRVTSKGDRPIQVGSHYHFIETNPQLDFDRERAYGYRLDIPAGTSVRFEPGDTKTVTLVEIGGNKVIRGGNHMATGGLELWRINDIVAKLQQAGFAHTPEPLTDAIHIDAFQMDRAAYATMFGPTTGDLVRLGNTSLWVKVEKDFTVYGDECKFGGGKTLREGMGQATGRLDADSLDMVVTNALVVDSTGIYKADIGVKNGHIVGIGKAGNPDVMDGVSPGMVVGSCTDVIAGEGKIITAGGLDSHIHFICPQQADESLASGITTLLGGGVGPSAGTNATTCTPGKNYMRQMLQACDNLPVNVGITGKGNDSSPVALREQVAAGACGLKLHEDWGSTPAAIDSCLTVCDELDVQCLIHTDTLNESGFVESTIDAIKGRTIHTYHTEGAGGGHAPDIISVVEHPYVLPSSTNPTRPYTMNTLDEHLDMLMVCHHLSRDIPEDVAFAESRIRDKTIAAEDVLHDLGAISMMSSDSQAMGRCGEVILRTWNTADKNKSQRGPLEEDVGTGADNFRVKRYVSKYTINPALAQGFSHVIGSIEVGKLADLVVWDPAWFGTKPSLIIKSGLIALAQMGDPNASIPTVQPIIARPMFAPLVPQTSILFVSNESIVSGAIASYGLRKRVEAVKGCRTVSKKDMRFNDTMPKMKVDPESYIVEADGQVCSAEPATKLPLTQAYYVY; via the exons ATGCACTTGGTACCGAAAGAG CTCGACAAGCTCGTCATCTCACAGGTGGGCTTGCTGGCGCAGAGGCGCCTTGCCAGGGGTGTCAAGCTGAACCACAGTGAAGCAACG GCTCTCATCGCAAACAACCTGCAAGAACTCATCCGCGATGGCAACCACAGCGTCGCCGATCTCATGGACCTCGGGTCTACCATGCTTGGCCGTCGTCATGTCCAGCCCTCCGTCTGCGCCACCTTGACCGAAATCCAGGTTGAGGGCACATTCCCCATGGGCACGTACCTGGTCACTGTCCACAACCCCATCCGCACAGACGACGGCGACCTGGAGCGCGCCCTGTACGGCAGCTTTCTGCCCATCCCGGACAATGAACAGTTCTTCCCTCTCGCCGCTCCTGAGGAGTATGAAGCCACCGCACAGCCTGGCGTTGTCGTGGCCGTCAAAGGCAAGGTGTCGTTGAACCAGGACCGCAAGAGAATCAGGCTCAGGGTGACGAGCAAGGGAGACCGGCCCATTCAAGTCGGCTCGCATTACCACTTTATCGAGACAAACCCGCAGCTGGATTTTGATCGCGAAAGGGCATATGGTTACCGGCTTGACATTCCGGCAGGCACCTCAGTTCGCTTCGAGCCTGGGGATACCAAGACGGTGACCCTTGTGGAAATCGGGGGCAACAAGGTCATTCGTGGTGGCAACCACATGGCGACTGGAGGTCTGGAACTCTGGAGAATCAACGACATCGTTGCCAAGTTACAGCAGGCTGGCTTCGCACACACGCCAGAACCCCTCACTGACGCTATTCACATTGATGCGTTCCAGATGGACCGTGCCGCGTATGCTACAATGTTTGGCCCAACGACAGGCGACCTAGTCCGCCTTGGAAATACGAGTCTATGGGTCAAGGTCGAGAAGGACTTCACCGTCTACGGTGACGAGTGTAAGTTTGGTGGTGGCAAGACGCTGCGTGAGGGCATGGGACAAGCAACCGGGCGACTCGATGCCGATTCTTTAGACATGGTGGTGACCAATGCTCTCGTGGTTGACTCGACGGGCATTTACAAAGCCGACATTGGTGTCAAGAACGGACACATTGTAGGAATCGGCAAGGCAGGCAACCCCGATGTCATGGATGGAGTATCGCCGGGGATGGTCGTGGGCAGCTGTACCGACGTCATCGCTGGTGAGGGAAAGATTATCACGGCTGGCGGCCTCGACTCTCATATTCACTTCATATGCCCACAGCAGGCGGACGAATCTCTTGCATCTGGAATCACCACATTGTTAGGAGGAGGTGTGGGACCTAG TGCTGGCACCAACGCAACAACTTGTACCCCGGGAAAGAACTATATGCGCCAAATGCTCCAAGCTTGCGACAATCTACCTGTCAATGTCGGCATCACTGGCAAAGGTAATGACAGCTCTCCCGTCGCCCTACGTGAGCAGGTCGCCGCCGGAGCCTGTGGTCTCAAATTGCATGAAGATTGGGGCAGCACTCCAGCCGCAATTGACTCGTGTCTGACGGTTTGCGATGAGCTCGACGTTCAGTGTCTCATTCACACCGACACCCTCAACGAGTCTGGTTTCGTCGAGTCCACtatcgacgccatcaagggcCGCACCATTCACACATATCACACCGAAGGTGCGGGCGGCGGCCACGCCCCAGATATCATCTCCGTGGTTGAGCACCCCTATGTCCTCCCCTCATCAACCAACCCTACTCGGCCATACACCATGAACACCCTCGACGAGCATTTGGACATGCTCATGGTCTGTCACCACCTGTCTAGAGACATCCCCGAAGATGTTGCCTTCGCCGAGAGCCGGATTCGCGACAAGACTATCGCCGCCGAGGACGTGCTTCACGACCTCGGCGCCATCAGCATGATGAGCTCCGACTCGCAGGCCATGGGGAGATGCGGCGAGGTCATTCTCCGGACTTGGAACACGGCCGACAAGAACAAGTCGCAAAGGGGGCCTCTGGAGGAAGACGTTGGGACGGGCGCAGACAACTTTAGGGTGAAACGCTATGTGAGCAAGTACACCATCAACCCTGCCCTGGCCCAGGGCTTCAGCCATGTCATTGGAAGCATCGAGGTGGGCAAGCTGGCGGACCTGGTGGTCTGGGATCCGGCCTGGTTTGGAACCAAGCCGTCACTCATTATCAAGAGCGGCCTCATTGCCTTGGCTCAGATG GGTGACCCCAATGCCTCCATCCCAACCGTCCAGCCCATCATCGCCCGCCCCATGTTCGCCCCTCTCGTCCCCCAAACCAGCAttctcttcgtctccaaCGAATCCATCGTCTCCGGCGCCATTGCCTCGTACGGCCTGCGCAAGCGCgtcgaggccgtcaagggATGCCGTACCGTATCCAAGAAGGACATGCGCTTCAACGACACCATGCCCAAGATGAAGGTCGATCCGGAGAGCTACATTGTCGAGGCGGACGGGCAGGTGTGCAGCGCTGAGCCGGCGACGAAGCTCCCTCTGACACAGGCTTATTACGTGTATTGA
- a CDS encoding HMG (high mobility group) box domain-containing protein, which yields MPRPPKKSVEEKAKALPVAVVPPPTMVPAPVVAGLHPAAVPGPVPGVPQRVVDNDSFLRVRDSAVGRLTTILELLRSFTNDYIRQTNLLLGEGTAEGPQGDLLNTFDAAAQLIMPIPDMTPLVEEKKERKKRTHDPNAPKRPLTPYFLYMQHARSIIANDLGADAPKGAVQEEGQRRWAHMTPQEKQGWNNAYQYNLRLYNARVHSYKNGNPIAKNMTDEEALKYAEDFHIPMPELKEATAQAEPVNDQEAIAEQLQQVAAAAEDGEEEETPAKTPKKPASSRKRKTATPAAEVETPKVAPPASPDKKRRRTSTKAAEPEKEEPKKSGRKKAKSS from the exons ATGCCTCGCCCGCCCAAGAAGTCAGTTGAGGAAAAGGCTAAGGCGCTGCCTGTGGCCGTTGTGCCTCCTCCCACCATGGTGCCCGCGCCCGTCGTCGCTGGCCTGCACCCAGCAGCTGTTCCCGGGCCTGTTCCCGGCGTGCCTCAGCGCGTTGTCGACAACGACAGCTTCTTGCGCGTGCGTGACTCG GCCGTTGGCAGACTCACCACTATTCTGGAGCTTCTGAGGTCATTCACCAATGACTACATTCGCCAGACcaacctcctccttggcGAGGGTACTGCAGAGGGCCCCCAGGGCGACCTGCTCAACAcctttgatgctgctgcccaGCTCATCATGCCCATCCCAGACATGACTCCTCTagttgaggagaagaaggagcgCAAGAAGCGCACTCACGACCCCAACGCCCCCAAGCGCCCCTTGACCCCCTACTTCCTCTACATGCAGCATGCCCGTTCCATCATTGCCAACGACCTGGGAGCTGATGCCCCCAAGGGCGCCGTTCAGGAAGAGGGCCAGCGACGGTGGGCACACATGACTCCTCAGGAGAAGCAGGGCTGGAACAATGCCTACCAGTACAACCTGCGTCTGTACAACGCTCGCGTTCACTCCTACAAGAACGGAAACCCAATTGCCAAGAACATGACCGATGAGGAGGCGCTTAAGTACGCCGAGGACTTCCACATCCCCATGCctgagctcaaggaggccacCGCCCAGGCTGAGCCCGTCAACGACCAAGAGGCCATTGccgagcagctgcagcaggttgccgccgctgctgaagatggcgaagaagaggagaccCCTGCCAAGACCCCCAAGAAGCCCGCCTCCAGCCGCAAGCGCAAGACTGCCActcctgctgctgaggtTGAGACACCAAAGGTCGCCCCGCCTGCCAGCCCGGATAAGAAGCGGAGAAGGACGTCGACCAAGGCCGCCGAGcccgagaaggaggagcccAAGAAGTCAGGACGCAAGAAGGCTAAGAGCTCTTGA